Proteins found in one Microthrixaceae bacterium genomic segment:
- a CDS encoding GDP-L-fucose synthase, protein MSSDTAQFWSGRRVVITGGNGFLGNAVVARLRNVGATDIFCPDSDEFDLTSPSAADRMIEHLRPDVLIHLAARVGGIGANRERPADLYLENLLMGTYVIDSTRRLAVPKTVVIGTICSYPKFTPVPFNETSLWTGYPEETNAPYGIAKLVQLVQLQANRAQYGQSGIYLMPTNLYGPGDKFNPAVSHVIPALIKKCVDAKESGQGHIEVWGTGSASREFLYVDDAARGIVMAAERYDGEEPVNLGTDEERPIKELVPMIAEFTGFEGEIRWDATKPDGQPRRGVDTSRARELFGFEAEVGFEEGLRTTIEWYLANRDEAERRV, encoded by the coding sequence ATGAGCAGCGACACCGCACAGTTCTGGAGTGGCCGCCGAGTCGTGATCACCGGCGGAAACGGTTTCCTCGGAAATGCCGTCGTGGCTCGGCTTCGCAACGTCGGCGCAACCGACATTTTCTGCCCCGACAGCGATGAGTTCGACCTGACGAGCCCCTCGGCCGCCGACCGCATGATCGAACACCTTCGCCCCGATGTTCTCATCCACCTCGCCGCTCGTGTCGGCGGGATCGGGGCCAACCGAGAACGCCCAGCCGATCTCTACCTTGAGAACCTGCTGATGGGCACCTACGTCATCGACTCCACCCGTCGATTGGCGGTGCCCAAGACCGTCGTCATCGGCACGATCTGCTCCTACCCCAAGTTCACACCGGTGCCGTTCAACGAGACCTCGTTGTGGACGGGTTACCCCGAGGAGACGAACGCCCCCTACGGCATCGCCAAGCTCGTGCAACTCGTGCAGCTCCAGGCGAACCGGGCGCAGTACGGACAGTCCGGGATCTACCTGATGCCGACCAACTTGTACGGACCCGGCGACAAGTTCAATCCGGCGGTGAGCCACGTCATCCCCGCCCTCATCAAGAAATGCGTCGACGCGAAGGAATCGGGGCAGGGCCACATCGAGGTCTGGGGAACCGGTTCCGCTAGCCGGGAGTTCCTCTATGTCGACGACGCCGCCCGGGGCATCGTGATGGCCGCCGAGCGCTACGACGGCGAGGAGCCGGTGAACCTCGGCACCGACGAGGAACGCCCCATCAAAGAACTCGTGCCGATGATCGCCGAGTTCACCGGGTTCGAGGGCGAGATTCGCTGGGACGCCACCAAGCCCGACGGGCAGCCGCGCCGCGGCGTCGACACCTCCCGGGCACGCGAGTTGTTCGGCTTCGAGGCCGAGGTTGGATTCGAGGAAGGCCTCCGGACCACGATCGAGTGGTACCTGGCCAACCGCGACGAGGCCGAGCGACGCGTCTGA
- a CDS encoding DUF222 domain-containing protein: MFEGFDSELNNLGSGIDDVAVLFELQRRLDLHMIDVLGELDAVGMTDIVEGLSAKAWVSKTARCSGVTAARRVSVARAVRRRYRPEVLDRLRSGVAGFDHLVVIGRWSNRGSNPPGPTTPDPCWIWPNI; encoded by the coding sequence ATGTTCGAGGGCTTCGACAGCGAACTGAACAACCTGGGTTCCGGGATCGACGATGTTGCGGTCCTGTTCGAGCTGCAACGGCGTTTGGATCTGCACATGATCGACGTGTTGGGCGAGTTGGATGCTGTTGGGATGACCGACATCGTCGAAGGCCTGTCCGCCAAAGCGTGGGTGTCGAAGACGGCTCGTTGTTCCGGTGTGACCGCGGCCCGACGTGTTTCGGTGGCTCGGGCGGTGCGGCGCCGGTATCGGCCCGAGGTGTTGGACCGGCTCCGTTCCGGTGTTGCGGGGTTTGACCATCTGGTCGTGATCGGACGGTGGTCGAACCGCGGATCGAACCCACCTGGTCCGACAACGCCGGACCCATGTTGGATTTGGCCGAACATTTGA